The following proteins are encoded in a genomic region of Melopsittacus undulatus isolate bMelUnd1 chromosome 8, bMelUnd1.mat.Z, whole genome shotgun sequence:
- the RAI1 gene encoding LOW QUALITY PROTEIN: retinoic acid-induced protein 1 (The sequence of the model RefSeq protein was modified relative to this genomic sequence to represent the inferred CDS: deleted 1 base in 1 codon), which yields MQSFRERCGFHGNQQSYQPTSQDTSRLENYRHQSQAGPNCERQRLVAKEYYSQQQLPYSGYENSAVDKYHRGNKQLAGQQLQGRPAFSSYTVQENSPYPARYSGDESLQAWGGQPQALPGGVAKYEDSLMKKTAALAGGRPYHEPAGTSLPFRTHFQQQPQQPPALPYPKLQRQKLPNDVSSPMPFSQSPHFGQHSQSFPASSTYSSVPGGSQPAHSYKSCTAPSGQPPLERPLSSTTSLAPGPRVPNLHGYQPNRIGYEQPPQPPPQPPQPPPQPPQPPQPPQPPQPLQGRHHAPETLHYQNLAKYQHYNQPGQTYCQGDAAPVRTPEQYYQTFSPSASHSPARSVGRSPSYSSTPSPLMPNLENFQYSQQPLSAGAFPAGITDHSHFMPLLNPSPTDGTSPDAQSGNCKNMQKEKLPENLLSDLSLQSLTALTSQVENISNTVQQLLLSKATVPQKKGIKTPARTPEQLKGQHCSPESSTYSAEQVGTPLSDPLSTPQSVHAEAQDADYLSGSEDQLERSFLYCNQNRSPARVNSNSKAKPESVSTCSVTSPDDMSTKSDDSFQSIHASLPLESFTKYVTNDRDCPRLLLSALSQEELASEIIVLQDAINEKADKAWANLPMLNKEPTKSPFQLENHRPCLDSMVKGAWPSQGDSSTLTEPLKMDKASGANAGKEFSEEVYEGPQVEFTATETKDSLKDAAPLVFNSKPNIPAATSSAGAPGYSCYSNTTANSVGSENTMENFEWPEESLGDACLRWKELQATELPKALFPNKLGGSCKEKKNGCGLDLCDGEQPAKSEPDREYGQQEEEEETLTYDEAAKADSERWLQDTRHCCSAGDFSEIPIISSPELKESDLEAEEYSSLCDLAGAEHKSVPFDASPPKPPEVPAVLSSSEVPVSAEETVSTVEKENSAPAARLSGQSVILLGPAVGTETKVKSWFKSSLPHIQPEEESGTGDTSHPEAADAESNPSIAVKQQLPPENTLGKTEPISRGKSLRNKRVHCRLTEGDSAGSAVLSPFDDGPTTGGVAGACLGPDSQAEVPSKSTHSQTPRFPAEGLPARMCTRSFTALAEPRAPAPLEGLKAPVHQEKLGKKPACGAKQRVAFKARKRSSRPAPKVVQSTGDTALLVPGLVVAEEVVGPTPLEGDAVDGGDRDQRSMILRSRTKAQEVFYTKRQRGKRAADVRLKNCKVPKKLISNNHLPPAFKLAAPSSPHKEGKVGARMKLPKAGPGVGGKLSERPLHSLKRKSSFMSPIPAKKRNLVLRSNSGGVKEEKAEAPPSLFKKMPVAKKVKTKLPPKTSGEAIPKPPPPKEAPDVCIKITSRAAFQEATKTKVLPPRKGRGLKLEAIVQKITSPNLKKFSCKPVVAAAYGTALSPMERVKHTGAAGDARLPKPVSAQKAPAVPGAEQLCRNPNGRAPKGKLGAGKKLSADNCHGEACAAAPAAQPGSAVVAKSLGLLPKKRNRKGKAAALGMAKAPLVPALCPLRAGGGEEAPREGKKPKSEEKEMGEGSPDGRAAAGATRGPKARANHSNYNGYSKRQRKRLGHGKAKAVPARCKSRGKRRRQQPQQAPLLHPAEPEIRLKYISCKRLRADSRAPPFAPYIHVERRGEFTTACTVINTPGEEARLQRAPAGPAPRPRAALPASSTMHMGPVVSKALSAACLVCCLCRNPANYKDLGDLCGPYYPEDCLPKKKSRLKEKPRADEDALTTERASRGLDGGCGAGTKAARPDGAAEGGKQSSLRSSPRGMFRRLQSCYCCDERTEGEEAAEKPRRHECHKAESPPQEPVGDTQEHWLHEACAVWTAGVFLVAGKLYGLQEAVKAAADLKCSSCQQAGATVGCCQKGCPHTYHYACAVDTGCFLTEESFSLKCPKHKRQPV from the exons ATGCAGTCCTTTCGAGAAAGGTGTGGTTTCCATGGCAACCAGCAGAGCTACCAGCCGACTTCACAAGATACATCACGCCTGGAGAATTACAGGCATCAAAGTCAGGCAGGGCCGAACTGCGAGCGGCAGAGGCTGGTGGCGAAGGAGTACTACAGTCAGCAGCAACTGCCGTACTCGGGCTACGAGAACAGCGCCGTGGACAAGTACCACCGGGGAAACAAGCAGTtagcagggcagcagctgcaAGGCAGGCCGGCCTTTTCCAGTTACACCGTGCAGGAGAACAGCCCCTACCCTGCCCGCTATTCGGGGGACGAGAGCCTGCAGGCGTGGGGTGGCCAACCGCAGGCGCTGCCCGGTGGTGTGGCCAAGTATGAGGACAGCCTGATGAAGAAGACGGCGGCGCTGGCGGGCGGGCGGCCGTACCATGAGCCAGCCGGCACCTCGCTGCCCTTCCGGACTCACTTCCAGCAGCAGCCGCAGCAGCCGCCGGCGCTCCCATACCCCAAGCTGCAGCGGCAGAAGCTGCCCAACGACGTCTCCTCGCCCATGCCCTTCTCGCAGAGCCCACACTTCGGGCAGCACTCCCAgtccttccctgcctcctccaCCTACTCCTCGGTGCCAGGGGGCAGCCAACCTGCACACTCCTATAAGAGCTGCACGGCTCCCTCCGGGCAGCCGCCGCTGGAGCGGCCCCTGAGCAGCACCACCAGCCTGGCCCCAGGGCCCCGTGTGCCCAACCTGCACGGCTACCAGCCCAACCGCATTGGCTACGAGCAGCCCCCGCAGCCACCACCGCAGCcgccgcagccgccgccgcaGCCACCGCAGCCTCCGCAGCCTCCACAGCCACCGCAGCCCTTGCAGGGGCGGCACCATGCCCCGGAGACCCTCCACTACCAGAACCTGGCCAAGTACCAACATTACAACCAGCCCGGCCAGACCTATTGCCAAGGGGATGCGGCGCCGGTCCGGACGCCGGAGCAGTACTACCAGACCTTCAGCCCCAGCGCCAGCCACTCGCCGGCTCGCTCCGTCGGCAGGTCCCCGTCCTACAGCTCCACTCCTTCCCCATTGATGCCCAACCTGGAGAACTTCCAGTACAGCCAGCAGCCACTGAGCGCCGGCGCCTTCCCGGCCGGCATCACCGACCACAGCCACTTCATGCCGCTGCTCAACCCTTCTCCCACCGACGGCACGAGCCCTGATGCTCAGTCTGGCAACTGTAAGAACATGCAGAAGGAGAAGCTGCCTGAAAACCTGCTGTCAGACCTGAGCCTGCAGAGCCTGACTGCGCTCACCTCCCAAGTGGAGAACATCTCCAACACcgtccagcagctgctgctctccaaagCAACCGTGCCACAGAAGAAGGGCATCAAGACGCCAGCGAGGACCCCGGAGCAGCTCAAGGGGCAGCACTGCAGTCCTGAGAGCAGCACCTATTCAGCAGAGCAGGTGGGGACCCCACTGTCCGACCCACTGAGCACCCCTCAGTCCGTCCACGCCGAGGCCCAGGATGCTGACTATCTCAGTGGGTCAGAGGATCAGTTGGAGAGGAGCTTCTTGTACTGCAACCAGAACCGCAGCCCTGCCCGTGTCAACAGCAACTCCAAGGCGAAGCCTGAGTCCGTGTCCACGTGCTCGGTGACCTCCCCGGATGACATGTCCACCAAATCCGATGATTCCTTCCAGAGCATCCACGCCAGCCTGCCCCTGGAATCCTTCACCAAGTACGTGACCAACGACCGGGACTGTCCCCGCCTGCTCCTCAGTGCCCTGTCCCAGGAGGAGCTGGCTTCCGAGATCATCGTCCTGCAGGATGCCATCAATGAGAAGGCAGATAAAGCCTGGGCCAACTTGCCCATGCTCAACAAGGAGCCCACCAAGTCCCCCTTCCAGCTGGAGAACCACCGGCCCTGCCTGGACTCCATGGTGAAGGGCGCCTGGCCCAGCCAGGGTGACTCCAGCACACTCACTGAGCCCCTTAAGATGGACAAGGCTTCAGGAGCCAACGCAGGGAAGGAATTCAGTGAGGAGGTGTATGAGGGTCCCCAGGTGGAGTTCACAGCCACCGAAACCAAGGACTCATTGAAGGATGCTGCTCCGCTCGTTTTCAACTCCAAACCCAACATCCCTGCAGCCACGTCGAGCGCTGGAGCCCCCGGTTATAGCTGCTACTCCAACACCACTGCCAACTCGGTGGGGTCTGAGAACACCATGGAGAACTTCGAGTGGCCGGAGGAGAGCCTGGGCGACGCGTGCCTGCGGTGGAAGGAGCTGCAAGCCACCGAGCTCCCCAAGGCTTTGTTCCCCAATAAACTGGGGGGGTCctgcaaggagaaaaagaatggcTGCGGCTTGGATCTGTGTGATGGAGAGCAGCCGGCCAAGAGCGAGCCGGACCGGGAGTACggtcagcaggaggaggaggaggagacgCTGACCTACGATGAAGCAGCGAAGGCAGACAGCGAGAGGTGGCTGCAGGACACCCGGCACTGCTGCTCGGCTGGGGACTTCAGTGAGATCCCCATCATCTCCTCACCGGAGCTGAAGGAGTCGGACCTGGAGGCAGAGGAGTACTCATCGCTGTGTGATCTGGCTGGTGCAGAGCACAAGTCGGTGCCATTCGATGCCTCACCACCCAAGCCCCCCGAGGTGCCTGCGGTGCTGTCCTCCAGCGAGGTGCCCGTGTCTGCTGAGGAGACCGTGAGCACGGTGGAGAAGGAGAACTCGGCTCCTGCTGCCCGTCTGTCCGGTCAGTCTGTCATCCTGCTGGGCCCTGCTGTGGGCACAGAGACCAAGGTGAAGAGCTGGTTCAAGTCCTCCCTGCCGCACATCCAGCCGGAGGAGGAGAGCGGCACAGGGGACACATCCCATCCGGAGGCAGCCGATGCTGAATCCAACCCATCGATCgcagtgaagcagcagctccccccTGAAAACACCCTGGGGAAGACAGAGCCCATCTCACGGGGCAAAAGCCTCCGCAACAAGAGGGTCCATTGCCGGCTGACAGAGGGGGACAGTGCAGGCAGCGCTGTGCTGAGCCCCTTTGATGATGGGCCAACAACCGGCGGCGTGGCCGGCGCTTGCCTCGGACCCGACAGCCAAGCAGAGGTCCCAAGCAAGAGCACCCACAGCCAGACCCCCCGATTCCCAGCCGAGGGCTTGCCGGCACGCATGTGCACCCGTTCCTTCACTGCGCTCGCTGAGCCCCGTGCCCCGGCCCCATTGGAAGGGCTGAAAGCCCCCGTGCACCAGGAGAAGCTGGGCAAGAAGCCGGCTTGCGGCGCGAAGCAGCGGGTGGCCTTCAAAGCCAGGAAGCGCAGCAGCCGGCCGGCCCCCAAAGTGGTCCAGAGCACCGGGGACACCGCGCTGCTGGTGCCCGGTTTGGTGGTGGCGGAGGAGGTGGTGGGGCCGACACCGTTAGAGGGGGATGCGGTGGATGGAGGGGATAGGGACCAGCGGTCGATGATCCTGCGCTCGCGGACCAAGGCGCAGGAGGTGTTCTACACCAAGAGGCAGAGGGGCAAGCGGGCGGCTGACGTGCGGCTCAAGAACTGCAAGGTGCCCAAGAAGCTCATCTCCAACAACCACCTTCCGCCTGCCTTCAAGCTGGCGGCACCAAGCAGCCCCCATAAGGAGGGGAAGGTGGGTGCCCGCATGAagctgcccaaagcagggcCGGGTGTTGGGGGCAAACTGTCTGAGCGGCCCCTGCACTCGCTGAAGAGGAAATCCAGCTTCAtgtcccccatccctgccaagAAGAGGAACCTGGTCCTGCGCAGCAACAGTGGTGGTGtgaaggaggagaaggcagaggcC CCCCCCAGCCTCTTCAAGAAGATGCCGGTGGCCAAGAAGGTGAAGACCAAACTGCCCCCCAAGACCTCCGGTGAAGCCATCCCAAAGCCCCCTCCTCCAAAGGAGGCCCCTGATGTCTGCATCAAGATCACGTCGCGGGCAGCCTTCCAGGAGGCCACCAAGACCAAAGTGCTGCCTCCCCGCAAGGGCCGTGGCCTCAAGCTGGAGGCCATCGTGCAGAAGATCACCTCTCCCAACCTCAAGAAGTTCTCCTGCAAACCGGTGGTGGCTGCAGCCTATGGCACCGCATTGAGCCCCATGGAGCGGGTGAAGCACACCGGGGCGGCCGGTGACGCGCGGTTGCCCAAGCCGGTGTCGGCACAGAAGGCACCGGCTGTGCCGGGGGCAGAGCAGCTGTGCCGCAACCCCAATGGCCGAGCGCCCAAGGGGAAGCTGGGCGCTGGGAAGAAGCTCTCTGCTGATAACTGCCATGGTGAGGCATGCGCGGCGGCACCGGCGGCACAACCCGGCTCTGCCGTGGTGGCCAAGAGCTTGGGGCTGCTGCCCAAGAAGAGGAACCGCAAGGGCAAAGCGGCGGCGCTGGGCATGGCCAAGGCGCCCTTGGTGCCGGCGCTGTGCCCGTTACGTGCCGGCGGTGGGGAGGAGGCACCGCGCGAGGGCAAGAAACCAAAGAGCGAGGAGAAGGAGATGGGTGAAGGGTCCCCCGATGGACGCGCCGCGGCCGGAGCCACGCGGGGACCGAAGGCACGAGCCAACCACTCCAACTACAATGGCTACTCCAAGCGGCAACGCAAGCGGCTGGGCCATGGCAAAGCCAAGGCGGTGCCGGCGCGGTGCAAGAGCCGCGGCaagcggcggcggcagcagccccagcaggctCCATTGCTGCATCCTGCCGAGCCCGAGATCCGGCTCAAGTACATCTCCTGCAAGCGGCTGCGCGCCGACAGCCGCgctcccccctttgctccctaTATCCATGTGGAGCGGCGAGGAGAGTTCACCACCGCCTGCACCGTCATCAACACCCCCGGTGAAGAGGCACGGCTGCAACGGGCACCGGCCGGGCCGGCGCCGCGGCCACGGGCAGCGCTGCCTGCCTCCTCCACCATGCACATGGGGCCGGTGGTGTCGAAGGCGCTGAGCGCTGCCTGCTTGGTGTGCTGCTTGTGCCGCAACCCTGCCAACTATAAGGACTTGGGGGACCTATGCGGGCCCTATTACCCCGAGGACTGCCTGCCCAAGAAGAAGTCGCGGCTGAAGGAGAAGCCGCGTGCGGATGAGGATGCTCTCACCACCGAACGGGCATCCCGAGGGCTGGATGGCGGCTGCGGTGCCGGCACAAAGGCGGCGCGGCCGGATGGTGCTGCCGAGGGGGGCAAGCAGAGCTCGCTGCGCTCCAGCCCACGGGGCATGTTCCgtaggctgcagagctgctacTGCTGTGACGAGAGGACAGAGGGCGAGGAGGCAGCCGAAAAGCCCCGACGGCATGAGTGCCATAAGGCTGAGTCCCCACCGCAGGAGCCGGTGGGAGACACGCAGGAGCATTGGCTGCACGAGGCTTGTGCCGTATGGACCGCTGGGGTTTTCCTGGTGGCAGGGAAGCTCTACGGGCTGCAGGAGGCTGTCAAGGCAGCTGCCGACCTG AAGTGCTCGAGCTGCCAGCAAGCGGGAGCCACGGTGGGCTGCTGCCAGAAGGGGTGTCCCCACACCTACCACTACGCGTGTGCCGTCGACACAG GTTGCTTCTTAACTGAAGAGAGCTTCTCTCTGAAATGTCCCAAACACAAG AGGCAGCCGGTGTAG